From the genome of Xylocopilactobacillus apis:
TTCACAACCTTTTTCAGAAGTAAGTGATATTTTACGCCGCAAAGGGTTAAAAGTTGAAGTAGAGAAGGAATACTCAGATAAGATTAAAGAAGGATTAATTATTTCACAAAGTATTGAATCAGGTAAAAATGTTCCTGAAGGGACCTCAATTACTTTAACGGTCAGTAAAGGTGTTGAAACATTTACGATGGATAATTTAATTGGTTCTTCGGGTGAAGATGTGATTGATTTTGCAAATCGAACTGGTTTGAATCAAATTGCAGATCCTCCACAATATTCCGATCAATATCCAGCAGGAACGGTAATGTCTCAACAGCCTGCTTATGGTTCAAAGTTAAAAAAAGGTGACAGTTTCCACGTTACGCTTTCTCTTGGCCCTGAACCGAAAAAAAATCTTCCAAATGATTATGACACGGATGATAGTGACAATTCAAATGACTCTGATTCAAAAGATAGTGACACAGATAGTGATTCTAAAGACTTAGTGGTTGAAGATCTAATTGGAATGAGTTTAATAGAAGCCAATGATTATGCCAGTGATAATGGGTTAAATGTAGTTGAAGATCCTGCTAAGTTTTCTGATAAGTACGAAGCTGGCCAAGTTATTTCTCAATGGCCGTCCAAAGGGGCACACATAAAAGAAGGAGACACAATTCATATTACATTATCTAAAGGGTCACAACCCTCTAATGGCACATCTCATTGATAATAAGTTATAATTGTTGATTAAATGCAATAGAAAAGAGAAAAATAATGATAGTTCCTTCAATTTTGAATGCTAATTTACTGAACTTAAAAACAGATTTACAAGAGTTAGAAAATTTAGATATTGAAATGATTCATGTTGACATTATGGATGGCAATTTTGTACCAAATATTTCTTTTGGTTCAAGTTTTGTTGAAGCAATTGCTCAAGAGACAACATTAAAGCAAGATATTCACTTAATGGTACAAAATCCTGAACGGATAATCGATCAATTATTAGAAATTCAACCAGCTGGAATAACGTTTCATTATGAAGCAACTCATGATAGTTTTCGACTTTTAGAAAAAATTAAATCAAAAGGGGTTAAAGCGGGCATTGCATTAAATCCCGGTACCTCTTATGAAGCAATTGAAGCTGCGATTATGGCAGCGGATCGAGTTTTGGTGATGACAGTAAATCCGGGATTTGGCGGGCAATCATTTATTAAACCAATGCTTCATAAAGTAAGAAAATTAGATCTTACAAAACAAATTAATCAATATTCGTATCAAATTGAGGTTGATGGGGGTGTCAATGAACAGACAATAGCATTGTGTCGTGATGCAGGAGCAGATGAGTTTGTGGTTGGTTCATATATTTTTAACGAAACTGATTTAACAAAACCAGTTTCAAAATTACGAAATATTTTAGGTTCTGAGCAATAAAAAAAGCAACTACATTAGTTGCTTAAACTCTAGTAAGCTTACCAGATTTTAAAGTTCGAGCTGAAACCCAAACTCTTTTCTTTTTGCCGTTAACTAAAATACGGACTTTTTGTAAATTTGGTTTCCACGAACGACGGCTAGAATTTAAAGCGTGCGAACGGTTATTACCAAATGTGGTATGTTTACCTGTAAAATAATCTTTTGCCATTTGTCTGCTCCATTAAAAAGTATCTTAAAAATATTATCATCAAAGATGTATTTTTGCAAATTATTAGTATTATAGAGAGAGTAATTTTGAGTTTTGCGGTACACTAACATTATTGTTTTATTTTTGTGAAAGGAGTTCTCAATGGGACTGAAAGTTAATACAAAATATGGTAAGGTTGACGTTTCAAATCGGGTAATCTCAACAATTGTGGGAAATGCTGTAGCTGATGTGTTTGGAGTTGTTGGTCTTGCACCTAGTCGTAATCTTCGTGATAATATTTTAGTGTTGTTGAATAAAACAAATTATCAAAAAGGAATTCAGATCAAACAGGTAAAAGGCGAAATTGAAGTAGAGGTTTCTGTTGTAGTTGGTTTTGGAATGAAGATTTCAGAAATTGGGAAGAATGTTCAAGATCGCATTAGGTATAATTTAGAATTGATGTTGTCTGTAAGTCCTTCAATCGTTAATGTGGTTGTACAAGACGTAAAGTTGATTGATGATTAATGAGAATGGGGAGTACCATTGAGTAAGCAAATAATTGATTCTGATATTTTCAGAGATATGATCAAGATGGGAGCACACCGTCTAAATAAGAATGTTGATTTTATCAATTCATTAAATGTGTTTCCAGTTCCTGATGGTGACACTGGGACTAATATGAACCTGACTTTTCAAAGTGGTGCTAAATTTGTTAATGAGTCAGAATCTAAAAGCGTTGGTGAACTAGCCGTTTCTTTTAGTAAAGGCCTTTTAATGGGCGCTCGAGGAAATTCTGGAGTAATTTCATCGCAAATTTTTCGCGGATTTCAAAAATCAGTCAGCGAAAAGGAAACTTTAGATGCCAAAAGTTTTGCTGCTGCTTTACAGCAAGGAGTTGATTCAGCCTATAAGGCTGTTATGAAACCAGTTGAAGGAACAATTTTAACAGTTGCTAAGTATGCTGCTCATAGTGGCCTCGAAGCAGCAAATCAAAGTGACGATTTGGCAGAAGTTATGGAGGCGGTAGTAAAAGGAGCTAAAGAAGGGCTTAAAAAGACTCCTGATTTACTTCCAGTCTTAAAAGAAGTTGGTGTCGTTGATTCTGGCGGTCAAGGGCTTGTTTTCCTTTATGAAGGATTTTTAAATGGAATCAAAGGTGAAGTTAACGATGACGTTTATACCCCGAGCGATGAACAGATGAACGAAATGGTTAATGCAGCTCATCACCAAAGTGTTCAGAGTCAATTAGCAACAAATGATATCGAATTTGGGTATTGTACGGAAATGATGATTACTTTAGATCCAGAGGTTCATTTTGATCTTTCGGAATTTAGAACTTATTTAGATCAACTAGGGAATTCACTTTTAGCTGTTTCTGATGATGAAGTAGCGAAGGTTCATGTCCATACTGAAAGTCCTGAGAAGGTTTTTAGTTAT
Proteins encoded in this window:
- the rpmB gene encoding 50S ribosomal protein L28 translates to MAKDYFTGKHTTFGNNRSHALNSSRRSWKPNLQKVRILVNGKKKRVWVSARTLKSGKLTRV
- a CDS encoding Asp23/Gls24 family envelope stress response protein, with the translated sequence MGLKVNTKYGKVDVSNRVISTIVGNAVADVFGVVGLAPSRNLRDNILVLLNKTNYQKGIQIKQVKGEIEVEVSVVVGFGMKISEIGKNVQDRIRYNLELMLSVSPSIVNVVVQDVKLIDD
- the rpe gene encoding ribulose-phosphate 3-epimerase — protein: MIVPSILNANLLNLKTDLQELENLDIEMIHVDIMDGNFVPNISFGSSFVEAIAQETTLKQDIHLMVQNPERIIDQLLEIQPAGITFHYEATHDSFRLLEKIKSKGVKAGIALNPGTSYEAIEAAIMAADRVLVMTVNPGFGGQSFIKPMLHKVRKLDLTKQINQYSYQIEVDGGVNEQTIALCRDAGADEFVVGSYIFNETDLTKPVSKLRNILGSEQ
- a CDS encoding DAK2 domain-containing protein, with translation MIKMGAHRLNKNVDFINSLNVFPVPDGDTGTNMNLTFQSGAKFVNESESKSVGELAVSFSKGLLMGARGNSGVISSQIFRGFQKSVSEKETLDAKSFAAALQQGVDSAYKAVMKPVEGTILTVAKYAAHSGLEAANQSDDLAEVMEAVVKGAKEGLKKTPDLLPVLKEVGVVDSGGQGLVFLYEGFLNGIKGEVNDDVYTPSDEQMNEMVNAAHHQSVQSQLATNDIEFGYCTEMMITLDPEVHFDLSEFRTYLDQLGNSLLAVSDDEVAKVHVHTESPEKVFSYGAQFGQLGKIKIDNMRLQHETIIENDSNSDKGDDITTEIIVVAQGKGLIELMKSLGATHVITGGQTMNPSTEDFLKILNRTHAKNAIILPNNGNVLMTAQAAASSVDLPVEVIATKSIQQGISALFSFVKENSLSENAEMMKEDIMMVKSGEVTNAVRDTKINGIEIHSGDFMGIADGEIVTTAERRPDALIQLIEHMIDDDSEIVSIFYGIDASKREAAKLESEIQKKYPDLELEIHAGDQAVYPYLVSVE